One window of Quercus robur chromosome 12, dhQueRobu3.1, whole genome shotgun sequence genomic DNA carries:
- the LOC126708696 gene encoding uncharacterized protein LOC126708696, with protein sequence MAVVRTTANVILRGIFNPAPLSSSSFSLSRLRGIGGTLRYAAVTERGISFSRIRCAAASDGKKVSSRLAQVQQLLQEAEDRAFSADINQPIPKITLEHVTVNFARSGGPGGQNVNKVNTKVDMRFNVENAYWLSDRIREKIMQMEKNRINKDGELVISSTKTRTQKGNIEDALAKLQAIIDAASYVPPPPSEEQKKKIAKMAAIGEQKRLKSKKVLSDKKAFRRSRNSWD encoded by the exons atggcggTAGTGAGAACCACAGCAAACGTAATTCTGAGAGGCATCTTCAATCCTgctcctctttcttcttcttcattttctttgtcaCGATTGCGAGGTATCGGTGGGACCCTCAGATACGCAGCAGTCACAGAGCGTGGAATCAGCTTTAGCCGCATTCGATGCGCCGCCGCGTCGGACGGAAAGAAAGTGTCATCTCGGCTCGCGCAGGTTCAGCAGCTCTTGCAAGAAGCCGAGGACCGTGCTTTCTCCGCTGATATTAACCAGCCCATCCCTAAAATCACGCTCG AGCATGTAACTGTCAATTTTGCAAGAAGTGGTGGACCTGGAGGTCAAAATGTCAACAAAG TGAACACAAAGGTGGACATGCGCTTCAATGTTGAAAATGCATATTGGCTGAGTGACCGAATAAGGGAGAAGATTATGCAGATG GAGAAGAATCGGATCAACAAGGATGGCGAGCTTGTGATTTCTTCAACAAAAACTAGAACACAGAA GGGCAACATTGAAGATGCTTTGGCAAAACTTCAG GCAATAATTGATGCTGCGTCATATGTACCACCACCTCCTTCGGAagagcaaaagaagaaaattgcaAAGAT GGCTGCTATTGGGGAGCAGAAACGCCTTAAGAGCAAGAAGGTGCTTTCAGACAAGAAGGCATTTAGAAGAAGTCGTAACAGCTGGGACTAA
- the LOC126708697 gene encoding uncharacterized protein LOC126708697, with the protein MKLVWSPETASKAYLDTVKFCELYQESGVAELVSAMAAGWNANFIVETWSKGSIMATSIGLAVARRHTGGRHVCIVTDEQSRLEYAERMVEAGMTHEIIVGEAEEVMDELVGIDFMVVDCGRKDFARILRLAKLSSRGAVLVCKNASLKTASSFKWRIVLDGGSRRLVRSVFLPVGMGLDIAHVGAIGNGGNSGSSSASGSVRWFKHVDQQSGEEHVIRRVK; encoded by the exons ATGAAGCTAGTTTGGTCTCCTGAGACGGCATCAAAGGCCTATCTTGATACTGTTAAATTT TGTGAGCTTTATCAAGAATCAGGCGTGGCGGAGCTTGTTTCAGCCATGGCTGCGGGTTGGAATGCAAACTTCATAGTTGAGACATGGTCAAAAGGTAGTATTATGGCCACAAGTATAGGCTTAGCCGTGGCGAGGCGCCACACGGGTGGAAGACACGTGTGCATAGTCACAGATGAGCAGTCAAGGTTAGAGTATGCTGAAAGAATGGTTGAGGCAGGCATGACACATGAAATTATTGTTGGAGAGGCAGAGGAAGTAATGGATGAGCTAGTAGGCATAGATTTCATGGTTGTGGATTGTGGGCGCAAGGACTTTGCAAGAATACTGAGGCTGGCAAAATTGAGCAGCCGGGGTGCGGTTTTGGTGTGTAAGAATGCTAGCTTAAAAACTGCTTCGAGTTTCAAATGGAGAATCGTTCTTGATGGTGGATCACGGCGTCTTGTGCGTTCTGTGTTTCTCCCTGTGGGGATGGGATTGGATATTGCACATGTGGGTGCTATTGGTAATGGGGGAAATTCTGGTTCAAGTTCAGCTTCAGGTTCTGTCAGATGGTTCAAGCATGTGGATCAACAATCAGGAGAAGAACATGTTATCAGAAGGGTGAAATGA